The proteins below are encoded in one region of Aeromonas jandaei:
- the tssG gene encoding type VI secretion system baseplate subunit TssG yields the protein MASPDRSALPDVTCAGEAPRFNFFQLVELLNRLEGADQERGLDHLPGDEKIRFKATASLGFPTSDVLQFGRDERGRHELEVAFLGLHGSQSPMPGYYLDSLAWEYAQGEQKLGLFLDFFHHRLLTLLHRIWRKYRYHVRFQDNGEDGFSRLMFALVGLGNEAVCQSLPVNRAKMLSYAGMLASPSRSPEVVAGLVAHCFDLAEVEVSAWQWRKVPIHPDQQNRLGGACATLGGDFVIGDKVNDCAGKFLLKINNLSFSQFLGFLPNGEHFQSLVTFVSFILRDQLAWDLRLGFGQEQAKGLRLGEEQSSRLGWSTFLGQPPSEPFVTICVQE from the coding sequence ATGGCCAGTCCAGATCGGTCAGCACTCCCTGATGTGACCTGCGCGGGGGAGGCACCGCGCTTCAATTTCTTCCAGCTGGTCGAGCTGCTCAACCGGCTGGAGGGGGCGGATCAGGAGCGTGGTCTCGACCACCTGCCGGGTGACGAGAAGATCCGTTTCAAGGCGACAGCCTCCCTCGGCTTCCCGACCAGCGATGTGCTGCAGTTTGGTCGCGATGAGCGGGGCCGCCACGAGCTTGAGGTTGCGTTTCTTGGCCTGCACGGCAGCCAGTCGCCGATGCCCGGCTACTACCTCGACTCGCTGGCGTGGGAGTACGCCCAGGGGGAGCAGAAGCTCGGCCTCTTTCTCGACTTCTTTCATCACCGTCTGCTGACCCTGCTGCACCGGATCTGGCGCAAGTATCGCTATCACGTCCGTTTTCAGGACAACGGTGAGGATGGCTTCTCCCGCCTGATGTTTGCACTGGTGGGGCTTGGCAATGAGGCCGTCTGCCAGAGCCTGCCGGTCAACCGGGCCAAGATGCTTTCCTATGCGGGCATGCTGGCGAGCCCCAGTCGTTCGCCCGAGGTGGTAGCCGGTCTGGTGGCCCACTGTTTCGATCTGGCCGAGGTAGAGGTGAGTGCCTGGCAGTGGCGCAAGGTGCCGATCCATCCGGATCAGCAAAACCGTCTGGGGGGCGCTTGCGCGACTCTGGGCGGGGATTTTGTCATCGGCGACAAGGTGAATGATTGCGCCGGCAAGTTTTTGTTGAAGATCAACAACCTGAGTTTCAGCCAGTTTCTCGGATTTCTTCCGAACGGGGAGCACTTCCAGTCGCTGGTGACCTTTGTCTCCTTCATCTTGCGCGATCAGCTGGCCTGGGATCTGCGTCTTGGCTTCGGCCAGGAGCAGGCGAAGGGGCTGCGACTCGGTGAAGAGCAGAGCTCCCGTCTGGGGTGGAGTACCTTTCTCGGCCAGCCACCGAGCGAGCCGTTTGTGACCATATGTGTGCAGGAGTGA